The segment TACCGCGAGCCGAGGCCCTGGCGCAGCCGACTGCACGCCCCCCCCTCACCGGCCACGGCGGAAGCAACGACAGCGGTCGTGGACGACGACAGCACTGCTCCCCCTGGCAACGTTAAAATTGAGGCGGATAACGACTCCCCGGGCACGACAATCGACCGTGGAGGGCCGCCGATACCCGACGACGCACAAAGCTACAGCGGCGATGTGCTATCCTCGGTCGCTTCAGTAGTAAAAATGCTCGACTTTTCAAAACTACCTGCCGACCTGCACCTCGAAGCGGGCCTGATGTCGTTTGACTACCAGGCCGGCACGCTCGTGTGCAGCCGCGAGGTGGTGGCCCAGCACGGCGATGTGCGCCTGTCGGCCGACCAACTCAAGCTGCAGTTTGCGCCCTCGGATCCCAGCCTCCTGCGTAAGGTCAAGGCCGGCGGCGCCGTGGTCGTCACGCGCGGCCAGGAACGGGCGACGGCCCGCACGGCCATCTGGTCGCGCGCGCGCCGCGAGTTGCTGCTCGAAGGCGATGCCACGCTGGGATCGGGCGACAGCGAAGTCACTGGAGAAAGCCTGGTGATCGATCTCGAGAACGACCGCACGGTGATGGACGGCGGCGAGGGACGCGTCCGGGCTACGATCTCGAGCGACGACATCGACGAGATCGAGATCGCCGACTTCAACGACGGCCCCCTGGATCAGCCATGACACCCGGCGATCAGAAGCTCACCCTGTCGGCCAGGTCGCTCAGCAAGAGCTTCGCCAAGCGCCTCGTCGTGGACCAGCTGTCGCTACACGTAGACGCCGGCGAAGTGGTGGGCCTGCTCGGACCCAATGGCGCCGGCAAAACAACCACCTTTCACATGATCGTGGGTTTCGAACACCCCGACGAGGGCAGGGTGACGATGGGTGACCAGCGCCTCGACGATCTGCCCATGTACGAGCGCTCGCGCCGCGGCGTGGTCTACCTGCCCCAGGAGGCGTCGGTGTTCCGGCGGCTCACGGTCGAGCAGAACCTGCTGGCGGTGCTCGAGGTCATCGGGGCCCCCGAACAGACCCAGGAAGAGACCGTTTCGCTGCTGCTCGACGATCTCGGAATCACCCACATTCGGGGGGCACTGGGCGAGTCCCTGTCCGGGGGGGAGCGCCGCAGGGTCGAAATTGCCCGCGCGCTGGTGATTTCACCCCGCTTTATGCTGCTGGACGAACCTTTTGCCGGTGTCGACCCAATAGCGGTAATCGACATTCAGGGCATCATTTCACAGCTTAAGAGCCGAGGAATTGGTATCCTTATTACTGACCATAACGTGAGAGAGACACTGGGTATCTGCGATCGCGCCTACATCCTCAACCAGGGGAAGGTGCTTGAAGAAGGGGCTCCCGAGGCCATAGCTTCAAGTAAGAGGGCTCGAGAGATCTACCTGGGAGACAAGTTCACGCTCTGAGAAGCAAGTGATTAGATGGCCCTCGAACAACGCATAAACCTGGGACTCAAGCTTTCGCAGACTCTGCGAATGACGCCCCAGCTGCGCCAGGCCATCAAGATCCTGCAGGTGTCGCGCGCCGATCTTGAAGCCATGGTTGACGCCGAGCTGGCCGAGAACCCGGCCCTCGAGCAGGACGAGTTTGAAGCCGAGTTCACCGAGGGCAGCGAGGCCGAGGGTGCCGAGACCGAGACCGCCGACGCGGCCGAGAAAGCCGAGGTAGCCGAAGCCGTCGAAGTGGCCAGGAGCGAGGCCGAGGACGCCGGCAAAGACGAAACGCCCACCTCGGAGATAGAAGAGAACGTTGACTGGGACGAGTACGTGGAGCGTCACAGCAACGACATGCACGGCGCGGTGGGTAGCGGCTCGGACCGCGACGACGATCGCCCCAGCATCTTTGAGACCACGAGCAACCCCGAGGCGGACCTCAGGCAGGCACTGATCGACCAGCTGGGCCTGGCAATGATGAGCGAAGACGAGCGCCGCGTGGGCACGATCATCATCCTCAACCTCAACGAGGACGGCTACCTGGACTGCAGCGAAGAAGAGATCGCCTCGATGGCCGAGTGCAGCCTGGAGCAGGTCACCGAGGTGCGCAGCATCATCCGACAGGAGTTTGAGCCACCCGGAGCAGCCTCGCTCGACCTGCGCGACTGCCTCATGGCGCAGGTCAAGCTCATCGGCTACGAGGACGACGACTACGTGGTCATGATCATCGACGCCCACTTGAGCGACCTCGAGTCACGCCGCTACGACCAGGTGGCGCGCAAGCTGGCCTGCTCCGTGGACGAGGTGATCGCCGCGCACGACATCATAAGCGATCTCGAGCCGAAGCCCGGTCGCAACTACGGCGAACGCGAGGCCCGTTACATCTCGCCCGACGCCTACATTTACCGAGTCGGCAACGAGTTCAAGATCACGCTCAACGAGGAGGGCCTGCCAGCGCTCAAGGTAAACCCCGAGTACCGGCAGATCGTTAACGACAAGAGTAAGGAAAACAAGGAAAAGAACAGCGAGGCGCGAGGCTACCTCCAGGACAAGGTTCGCTCGGCCCAGTGGATGATTCGCTCGATCGAGCAGCGCCAACGCACGCTGCGAAAAGTGACCGAGAGCATCGTGAAATTTCAGAGTGATTTTCTCCTCAATGGAGTGGATAAGCTCAAGCCCATGGTGCTCAAGGACGTGGCCAACGACATAGACATGCACGAGTCGACCATCAGCCGCACCACCTCGAACAAGTACGTCCACACCCCGCAGGGGCTCTTCGAGCTCAAGTATTTCTTTACCTCGAGCCTCAAGAGCAGCGGTGGCGGCGAAGTATCGTCGGAAAGCGTCAAGAAGCGCATACGCACCATTATCCAAGCCGAGGACAGCGCAAAGCCTTTCAGCGACCAGTACATAGCCGACAAGCTCAAGGAGAGCGACATCAGGATCGCCCGCCGCACGGTGGCCAAATACCGGGAGGTGCTGGGTATACTTCCCTCGTCAAAGCGAAAGAGTTACGTTGCTGCTGGTTGAGGCCACCCTTTGAAACCAGGAGGGACAACGTGCAGGTAACAGTTACTTTTCGCCACGTAGAACCCAGCGAACCCCTGCGGGTATACGCTTCTGACAAGATCACGCGTCTAGCCAACAAGTACCTCAAGCGGGCCGTTGACGCGCACGTTATCCTCACGGTTAACAAGCGCCAGCACCAGGCCGAGATCAATATCCAGGCGCCCAATTTCGTAGTGTCGGCCCACGAGAGCACCGGGGACCTTTACTCTGCCATCGATCTCGCCATCGACAAGGTGCAGTCCCAGGCGCAACGCCACAAGAACAAAATCGCCCAGCACCCCAACCCGGACAAGCGCAGATGAAAACTCGTGATATTCTCGACCCCCGCCGCGTCACGCTCGACCTGAAGGGCAAAGACAAGCGTGAAATACTAGAGCAGCTCGCAGGCATGGTGGGAGAGACCCACTCCGCCATTGACCCCGAGCGCGTGGCCGAGGTGCTCGTTGAACGCGAGCGGGCAAGCAGCACCGCCATCGCCGACGGCATCGCCATTCCTCACGGCAAGGTCGCCATGTCGGAAGAAGTCGTCGCCTGCCTCGGGCTGTCGGGTGACGGCCTGGACTTCGACTCGGTCGACAACCACCCCACGCATATCTTCTTCGTGCTGATCTCTCCCGAAGCCCACCCTTCACTGCACCTTCGCTGGCTGGCCCACCTGGCCCACCTGCTCACAGAGGAACAGTTCCGCCGCGAGCTGCTCGCCTGCACCGGCGTCGACGAAGTAATGACGACTATCTCTGAAGCCGAAGCCCGCAGCAGGGAGGCTGAGTCGGCTATCTCCCCGTGAGCGCTCCCCACGGCCACAACGACTCTGTGGACATCGTGGTGGTCACTGGTATGTCCGGGTCGGGCAAGTCCACCGCCCTCGCCGCGCTCGAAGACGACGGCTACTACTGCATAGACAACCTGCCGAGCGCGCTCGTGGTTCGCTTCGTGGAGCTGTGCAACAACACCGACGAGGGCATGACCCGGGTGGCGCTGGGGCTGGACTGCCGCGACGAGTCGTACACCGACGCCTGGCCCCAAATACGCAGCACGCTCGAAGACGCGGGCCACCGGGTGACTGTTATTTTCGTGACCGCCAGCGACGACATGTTGCTGCGGCGCTTTTCGGAAACCCGGCGACCGCACCCCGGCGACCATGGCCTGGGCCTGGAGCAAGCGCTTGCCCAGGAGCGCGAGGCGCTGTCGATACTGAGCGACTCCTCCGACATCAACCTCGACACCAGCGACACCAACGTGCACGAACTCAAGGCCAACATCGCGCACGCGCTGGGGTCGCGCGCACACGCCAGGGGCCCAGCGCTAACGGTAAAGAGTTTTGGCTTCCGTCACGGCCCGGCCACCGACGCCGACCTCGTGTTCGACGTGCGCTTCATCCCCAACCCCTACTTCGTCGACGAGCTCAAGCGGCTGAGCGGACTCGACGAGGCCGTGTCGGCCTTCGTTCTCGAGCGCGCCGACTGCTCCAACTTCCTGGTGCAGCTGGTGTCCATGCTCAGCTTCCTGTTGCCGCGCTACGCCGAGGAGGGCAAAGCCTACATCACCATTGCCATAGGCTGCACCGGGGGACGCCACCGCTCGGTGGCCATAGCAGAAGAACTCGTGCGCAGGCTCAGCGAAGAAGGCTATCCCGGGCGCGTACGCCACCGCGACATCGAACGAAATTACCAGTAACGGGCCATAGAGATACCGATGGATCAAGAGAAACAAGCGCGCGGCGAGTTCCGCGTAAACAACAGGTTGGGCCTGCACATGCGCTCGGCCGCCATAGTGGTGCGCACCGGCCAGGGCTTTGAAGCCAGCATCACGATATCCAACGGCCAGTCCTGCGCCGACGCGGCGAGCGTGCTCGACCTGCTCACGCTGGCGGCCGGCCAGGGAACGGTGCTGGTCATCGAGGCCACCGGCAGCGACGCCGAGCAGGCTGTTGCCACCCTCGGCGAGCTCGTGCGTCGCGGCTTTGCCGAGTAGACCCCGCGCCTCGATACCCCCCCCACCTGCACCACCCTGCTGCGCACCCGGCTTGACCCGCCGGGCGCAACCCTGTAATTTCCATCGTCTTTGCAGCTCCCGCTGCAGCTTTAGTTTATGGGCAAACGTGACTTCGTATTTACCTCCGAGTCTGTCTCGGAGGGGCACCCGGACAAAGTCTGCGACCAGGTATCCGACGCCATACTCGACGCCCACCTGGCCGGCGACCCGGCCAGCCGCGTGGCCTGCGAGACCCTGGTCACGACCAACCTGGTGGTGGTGGCGGGCGAGATTACCAGCAAGCAAACCGTTGACTACGAGACCGTGGTGCGCGGAGTCCTGAGCGACATAGGCTACTCGGGCACCGAGGGTTTTGACGCCGACACCTGCGAGATCATTGTCAGGCTCGACGCCCAGTCGCCAGACATCTCGATGGGCGTGACGGTTGGCGACGGCAAGCACGAGGAGCAGGGCGCTGGCGACCAGGGGCTTATGTTCGGTTACGCCTGCGACCAGACTCCCGAGCTCATGCCCCTGCCCATATCCTTGTCGCACTCTATCGTTTCTGACCTCGCGCAGCTGCGAAAGACCGGCGGTGCCGACTACCTCGGGCCCGACTCCAAGTCGCAGGTAAGCGTGGAATACCGGGACGAACAGCCGGCGCGCATTACAACCGTGGTTGTCTCGACCCAGCACGACGCCGACGCCGACGACGATCGCCTGCGCCGCGAAGTGCTCGAGCAGGTGGTGCGCCCACTGCTGCCCGACGAGCTCGTGGACGGCGAGACCGTTTACCACGTCAACCCCACCGGCCGCTTCGTGGTTGGCGGACCGGTTGGTGACTGCGGGCTGACGGGACGCAAGATCATCGTGGATACTTACGGCGGCTGGGGTCGCCACGGCGGCGGCGCGTTCTCGGGCAAGGACCCGTCCAAGGTGGACCGCTCGGCTGCTTACATGGCCCGCTACCTGGCCCACAACGTGGTGGCGTCGAGGCAGGCAACTCGCTGCGAAGTGCAGGTGGCCTACGCCATCGGCGTGGCGCAGCCGGTGTCGGTACTCGTCGATACCTTCGGCACAGGCAAGGGCGACGAAACCTCGCTGGCCGATAAACTCAAGCTGCTGGTGGATCTCAGGCCGGCCGCGATAATCGAGAAACTTGACCTCAAGCGACCGATCTACAGGCCGACGGCGGCCTATGGACACTTTGGTCGCGTGGCCGAGGACGGGCTGTTCCCCTGGGAACTGACCGACCTGGCCGACAAACTCTAGACCGGCCGCTTTCGGCCACTGACACAGCAGGAGGATCGTTGAAGCCAATGGGAGCTACAGCGCAGTACGACGTAAAAGACCTGGGACTGGCCAACGAGGGCCGCAAACGAATCGACTGGGCGGCCCGCGACATGCCGGTGCTGGCCCAGGTCAACAAGCGGTTTGCCAAGGACAAGCCGTTCAAGGGCCTGAAAATGGCGGCCTGCCTGCACGTGACCGCCGAGACCGCCAACCTGGCACGCGCGCTCAAGGCCGGGGGCGCCGAGGTGGCGCTATGCGCATCAAACCCGCTCAGCACCCAGGACGACGTGGCCGCCAGCCTCTGGAAACACGACCGAATTTCGACCTACGCCATCAGGGGTGAGGACAGCGCGACCTACCACAAACACCTGTTCGGAGTCATAGAGCGCGGCCCGGACCTCACGATGGACGACGGCGCCGACCTGGTGTCGGCCCTGCACACCACGCACACGCGCTACATAGACGATGTGAAGATCTCCATGGAAGAGACCACCACGGGC is part of the Candidatus Binatota bacterium genome and harbors:
- the lptB gene encoding LPS export ABC transporter ATP-binding protein: MTPGDQKLTLSARSLSKSFAKRLVVDQLSLHVDAGEVVGLLGPNGAGKTTTFHMIVGFEHPDEGRVTMGDQRLDDLPMYERSRRGVVYLPQEASVFRRLTVEQNLLAVLEVIGAPEQTQEETVSLLLDDLGITHIRGALGESLSGGERRRVEIARALVISPRFMLLDEPFAGVDPIAVIDIQGIISQLKSRGIGILITDHNVRETLGICDRAYILNQGKVLEEGAPEAIASSKRAREIYLGDKFTL
- the rpoN gene encoding RNA polymerase factor sigma-54, producing the protein MALEQRINLGLKLSQTLRMTPQLRQAIKILQVSRADLEAMVDAELAENPALEQDEFEAEFTEGSEAEGAETETADAAEKAEVAEAVEVARSEAEDAGKDETPTSEIEENVDWDEYVERHSNDMHGAVGSGSDRDDDRPSIFETTSNPEADLRQALIDQLGLAMMSEDERRVGTIIILNLNEDGYLDCSEEEIASMAECSLEQVTEVRSIIRQEFEPPGAASLDLRDCLMAQVKLIGYEDDDYVVMIIDAHLSDLESRRYDQVARKLACSVDEVIAAHDIISDLEPKPGRNYGEREARYISPDAYIYRVGNEFKITLNEEGLPALKVNPEYRQIVNDKSKENKEKNSEARGYLQDKVRSAQWMIRSIEQRQRTLRKVTESIVKFQSDFLLNGVDKLKPMVLKDVANDIDMHESTISRTTSNKYVHTPQGLFELKYFFTSSLKSSGGGEVSSESVKKRIRTIIQAEDSAKPFSDQYIADKLKESDIRIARRTVAKYREVLGILPSSKRKSYVAAG
- the raiA gene encoding ribosome-associated translation inhibitor RaiA is translated as MPGGAGYTSLVKAKELRCCWLRPPFETRRDNVQVTVTFRHVEPSEPLRVYASDKITRLANKYLKRAVDAHVILTVNKRQHQAEINIQAPNFVVSAHESTGDLYSAIDLAIDKVQSQAQRHKNKIAQHPNPDKRR
- a CDS encoding PTS sugar transporter subunit IIA; translation: MKTRDILDPRRVTLDLKGKDKREILEQLAGMVGETHSAIDPERVAEVLVERERASSTAIADGIAIPHGKVAMSEEVVACLGLSGDGLDFDSVDNHPTHIFFVLISPEAHPSLHLRWLAHLAHLLTEEQFRRELLACTGVDEVMTTISEAEARSREAESAISP
- the rapZ gene encoding RNase adapter RapZ, translating into MSGSGKSTALAALEDDGYYCIDNLPSALVVRFVELCNNTDEGMTRVALGLDCRDESYTDAWPQIRSTLEDAGHRVTVIFVTASDDMLLRRFSETRRPHPGDHGLGLEQALAQEREALSILSDSSDINLDTSDTNVHELKANIAHALGSRAHARGPALTVKSFGFRHGPATDADLVFDVRFIPNPYFVDELKRLSGLDEAVSAFVLERADCSNFLVQLVSMLSFLLPRYAEEGKAYITIAIGCTGGRHRSVAIAEELVRRLSEEGYPGRVRHRDIERNYQ
- a CDS encoding HPr family phosphocarrier protein, yielding MDQEKQARGEFRVNNRLGLHMRSAAIVVRTGQGFEASITISNGQSCADAASVLDLLTLAAGQGTVLVIEATGSDAEQAVATLGELVRRGFAE
- a CDS encoding methionine adenosyltransferase, producing MGKRDFVFTSESVSEGHPDKVCDQVSDAILDAHLAGDPASRVACETLVTTNLVVVAGEITSKQTVDYETVVRGVLSDIGYSGTEGFDADTCEIIVRLDAQSPDISMGVTVGDGKHEEQGAGDQGLMFGYACDQTPELMPLPISLSHSIVSDLAQLRKTGGADYLGPDSKSQVSVEYRDEQPARITTVVVSTQHDADADDDRLRREVLEQVVRPLLPDELVDGETVYHVNPTGRFVVGGPVGDCGLTGRKIIVDTYGGWGRHGGGAFSGKDPSKVDRSAAYMARYLAHNVVASRQATRCEVQVAYAIGVAQPVSVLVDTFGTGKGDETSLADKLKLLVDLRPAAIIEKLDLKRPIYRPTAAYGHFGRVAEDGLFPWELTDLADKL